AAGCAAAATATCAAGATACAGTAAATATTGTTCTAAATTTGCGTTAGCAACACCAGTTGTTGGAATTTTGCCAATCCCAAAATTATTCTTAAAACCACCGATCAAAAGAACTCCTGCAGAAATACAAAAAATAAAAAATCTTTGCGATAGATTTTACAAGAGCCCACCTATTGATCTTGATGATATCTTAAATGCCAGATTACATTCAGTTTATTTAATAAATATCGACAAATGCTTTGCAAAACAATTAGATCCCTATGCATATCTTGAGCTAACGGAAAAATTACAGGAAAAAAGCGAATTAGATTTGTAAACTGTAATTATGGTTTTTTAGAATTACGTCTTTTTTCCATACAAATTTTAATTTCATCTGGCGCATGCTCTTTAATTGGTTTTCCACACATTGCACAAGTTGGATTTGGTTGTATTGGTTTACGTTCAAATTTCATAATCTGTTTTATCGTTTAGAAGATACGATTACTAATATTATGAGTTTTGTTGTGCATTTTTTAGTTGCATAATTGAACGCAAAATAAGGCTTGAGATGCCAATATGTGTTGTAAGAAAACTAGCTGTTTCTTCTATCGCATTATTTCCTCTATACCCTTCATCATAGGTAATTTCGATTTCACCTTTATCAGTCTCAATGTATGCAGTAATAAGCGAATAGGGACCAAGTTTTTCATCTTTATTTTGTATGTAAAGATTCAAGTGAATGTTTTTTACCATGTAGCCTTGTTCGATAAAATTTCCAGAAGATAAAATGACGATTGTTTTATCAGGGATTTTGTTTATTCTTTCAGGACTAGCAACGTCTATAACTTTCACTACCATATAATGACAGATCTTTCTAAATAATTTTGCTTACTTTTCTTCGTCAACGGTTCCACCCTGTCCATAAATTGCAGGCATGGTGAGTGTACTGGTGATATGTGGCGTGTTCCGAACTTTTGATATTGCAGAATCTATTTTTGATACATTATCTGCATATATTTTAACAAAAACATCGTATTTTCCCATAACGCCATTTACTTCTACTACTTCAGGTAGTGCCTTGATTATTTCTATAACATCTTTTTCACGTCCAGGAACACATGTTGCTAAAATGTATGCCAGCATGTGATACAAAAGAAAATTTACTAATAAAAAGGCTTCTTGATTTTTGTTTTAGTTGATAGAAAAACAATACCTAGAACACTAATAGTTAAAATCAGCATTGCAACTGGACCAAATTCTGGAATCACTGTAGTGCCAAATATTTGTAGTTGTGTTGCATCTACAGGTATCATGCAATCCATTATTCTGTCAGATGGTGTCTCTATTTGTGTACACTGTGAAATTAAACCATCAATTTTTGCAACTAACAAAGAACCAGGTGCATCTATGATTATCTTTGGAATCTGGAATTCCTGCATTACAGAACCGCTAGATATTGCACTTGCATTAACGTTAACAGTAACGGAATTATCTACAGTTGAAATTGAAACATCACTATATTTAATCAAATTAGTATTATTGCCTCTAACTTTGATGGCGTAATCACCAACTGGAATTAGTTGCATTTGGCTTACCTGAACTGCAAATGATGTTTTTCCGCTCTGATCACCATATTTTATTTCAACATCATAAGTGCCAGGAGTAGCATCCTCCCCTATCACGAAATCATGAGTAAACAGATTATTGGATAAAGTAACCTGACCCACTTCATAAACATTACCAATGGGATTTCGAACTATAATTGTTGCAGGATTATTATCAACAACTTTTGCTACAGAACCTGAAATGATGACTTTGTCACCTAGTTGGTAAACAGGTTTGTTTGTAGTTGCAATTATTCCAGTTGATCCTACTTGTGCATTTACATTATTTACAATAAAAATAGCAAGAACTGTTATCATCAAAAGTGTGATGGCTAGTCGCATGAAGATTTTGGTGAATTTTTATTGTATTTAATTGTAGGTTTACAAGTGTTGACGCTATAGATATGCATCTAGCCCTGTTTTTTTAGATACCCCAGATTGTTGTTTTTCTAAAACCTTTGACATTTTATCCCCCATGTTTTTAGCTGCCGTCACTTTTCTTTTTCCAATCCAATAATATGTCTCATCAACAGTATCTTTTGCAATAAGAACAACCAGACGACC
This genomic stretch from Nitrosopumilaceae archaeon harbors:
- a CDS encoding Lrp/AsnC ligand binding domain-containing protein, yielding MLAYILATCVPGREKDVIEIIKALPEVVEVNGVMGKYDVFVKIYADNVSKIDSAISKVRNTPHITSTLTMPAIYGQGGTVDEEK
- a CDS encoding PEFG-CTERM sorting domain-containing protein, with protein sequence MRLAITLLMITVLAIFIVNNVNAQVGSTGIIATTNKPVYQLGDKVIISGSVAKVVDNNPATIIVRNPIGNVYEVGQVTLSNNLFTHDFVIGEDATPGTYDVEIKYGDQSGKTSFAVQVSQMQLIPVGDYAIKVRGNNTNLIKYSDVSISTVDNSVTVNVNASAISSGSVMQEFQIPKIIIDAPGSLLVAKIDGLISQCTQIETPSDRIMDCMIPVDATQLQIFGTTVIPEFGPVAMLILTISVLGIVFLSTKTKIKKPFY